One Arachis hypogaea cultivar Tifrunner chromosome 2, arahy.Tifrunner.gnm2.J5K5, whole genome shotgun sequence genomic window, TCTTTGGAGAATAAGATGGACCACCTTTACTTGGTCCAGGATTATCCCTATTTTTTGGGCCATCCTTGCTTAAATCCCTATTTGGGCCAAACCTCACCCCACCATTTGCTCCATCCTTCACCTCACCAGGTGGACCACTCTTCCCCTCCCCATCTAGACCCTGACTAGCTTTCTTCCTTGGTGacaccattttcttcttctttttcttcaatctcTCCTTCTTTTTCTGTACCTCACTATCATCACTGCTATGAGTCTCTTCATATTCCGGAGGAGGTGGCTTATATGGCTCGTCCTCAGTTGTTTCATACCCATCACCTGAGGAAGATGAGGGACTCATAAGAACCTCCTCAGCTTGCATCTCCACATCCACAACTTCTGGCACACTAATCGGGTAATCAAAGTAGATATAAATATGCTTTGTCcccttgtttttgtttttaatcttaTTATTCTTCATGTCATTTATCTCAGTATCACCCCTCATTACATGTAACCCAGATTCCAAGTCAGGTGCCGTGCTATCAAACCAAAACATCATCTTGTACTCCCTGTAACCCAGTTCCTTCAACAATGATTCAAAATCAAAGAAGTTCACCAAATCAATGTCTAAAGCTGGCCACTTCTTGACTTTTCCATCAACATATTCTAATTTGCCATGTGCATTCCTCTTCaaaatttctccatgatggaaaacAGGAACTACTTCTAACTCATCCAtctgaaaattatttttactaatcaaAATCCATTTCATGACAGTTTAATATCATTGTCCTAATCATCTAAACTACtgacaattaacatgaataatttaacaaattaacTAAAAAACTTCAAAATCCATTCAGTATCacaatattaataataaacagcCAGGCAACCCATTTCAAACTACTGAACACTAATACACCCACATGCAATTTAGGAACAGATATTGGATTAGAATGATATTTTTGATGCCCAGATTCATTACTAACCTGAATGCCGACTCAAGCTGCCTCTACTGCACAACGTCAGTCACTTCGTCAACTATGGCGTTAGAAGAGTCCTCCGAGTGCGGCCTTATCAGCACCCTTGTCAGCACCAACAATTGCTACTTCCACCACTCTCTGTCCTATTGCGCGAAGAAGGTTGAGGGATTTTGGTATTTCTGTAAATTTGAGTTAGGGCTTGGGGAGTTATGAAATGATGAAGGAGACGTTTGCTTCTTATTAACCTAGTAACGACGTCGTTTCTTAATGTGACAGGGGGATAAATCGACCCTGTCCATTTCCACTTATCCACCTTGGCACTTAACTTTGGCCTAACTGCTAGATCAGCGCCGATAAGTGACACATCAGCTTTTTCCATCAACTATGGACGGGGGATAAACGGGAAGGGGCGCGATGAGTGATTTTTTGCATAGACAGGGACCGGCGTGGGTTAGTTTTTTGGTAAGGGATCGCGTTGTCCTAATTAGAAATGGATAGGGACCGCGTTGGGTGTTTACTCTTTAGGATTAGAGTTAGatgaaatttagattttttttagttagggCTAGAATTAGATTTGGAGATTTTAGATTAATTGGAGTTTAGTAAATtctaaatcaaattaggttatgttgtattaattttgaaatctaatttaatctcttaaaattattttaaaaatattatttaattatcaatttgttaattatcctttaataaaaaattctaatttaaaatataaaataataaaataaatttttttatttataaaaattaaaatattaaattctaaaatctcaattacttaaattaaatcatataagaTTCTTTtacaattattaatttttgtaatttaaaataaaaaattatttaataactataaaatttttattttaattatcaaaatttgatttaattacttctaatgaaatattttttttataaatttttaatacataaataaatttaaaataaatttataataaaattttttaaaaattttagattttgtaatatttattttttagatgactatttatttcggtaatattaaaatttaaaataattatattttgttgatATGTGAGTAGATTTATCAcgatatcaaaattatatatatatatatatataaccctaaTTTTACATTTCGCTCTCTTTTAGCCGCTGCAGTCTACCCTTCACCCTCACCCGCACTCAGAGATCAGAGACACCACTCGGCCACTCCTTCTTCCTTGACCGCCACCGGAGACTGCTTGCCGGAGATCGTCCGCTCTTCCTCGCGTTCGTGCCTCTTCGTCGCGTGCTTCCTCTCGCCGCTTTTCCTTGCTTTCATCCCTCCCTCTTCCTGGTTTAGACGTTCTCGCCGCCTCGCGTGCTTGTCGCGTTATCACCGTCAGTCGTACTCAGTTCCTGCCACGTTCCCATCCTCTCAGTCCGTGGTGCTCTGTTCTCGCTGCCTTGACGTCCTCGCCGCCTTGCCTTACTGCCGCATCGCCGTCCTCCGTTCTCGTCGGTTCACCGTCCTCCTTTCAGCGAATCAGCTTCATTGTTCAGGACTTCAGGTATTCTTTTATGAAGATCATTTGAGTTTTGTGAAGGTCATTTGAACTGTGAATTGTGAATAAATGTTTTTGGCAGATTCTAAACTAATTGAACTGTGAATTGTGAATAATTGGGAATTGGTTGCGGATATAAACTAGTTTTTGGCTGTTTCTAGGTCGGTGTTAGTACCACCAGAAGAGTATATAAAACTCACAAGTATGAAATCTAGAACATAGTCGGATTTTATAATTTAGTTTTCTGTCATCTTACTTTTTCAGTTGTTGTGTGTGATACTGCTGTTATTGTTTATATGTCTAAAAGAATTAGATATCATGAATTATACTTGTTCACTTGTTCTTTGGTCCTGTTTAGTTGTGGTGAGATCCTCctattattgtttattttttgttatttaagaaACGTTTGTTTAAAAATACTATAGGAATAAATAGGTTTAAAAGTGTGAATAAAAGAGTTTTATTGAATTTCTTATGTAGAAATATGCACTTAAATAAAGTTTCTGTTTTGCGGATACATCTGATCCAATCCGATCCGTGTGCACCCGTgcttaagtaaaaaaaaaaaaaattgcaagttAGGGTTTGTCCCTTATAAATATGGATGTAGTTTTCTTAGGGTTTCAACACTACACTCTTCCAGCACGATTAGGGTCCTCAAGCTTCAACAAACATGGCTGACAAAGCGGTTACCATCAGAACAAGGAAGTTTATGACTAACAGGCTCCTCTCCAGAAAGCAATTCGTGAGTTCGTTCACCATTCTCACTTTCACACTGTTTTTATGGATTTATCATAGACTTTAAGTATCTACATTTTGGAATAATTGGAATCTGATAATGATAGATGAATTGAGCGCTACATACGATTTAGCTGAGCCTCGTTTTCTctttaattgtgtggttgtaGGTCATTGATGTTCTTCATCCAGGGAGGGCAAATGTTTCTAAGGTACATTCTGTTTGTTAGCCGAAAACTTTAGATTTAATTGATTTTTGTCAGGTAGTTATTGGTTGGACAATAATGGTGTTTAGGGTTACTAATTTTTGTTGTGTTTGGAATATGAAGGCTGAGCTTAAGGAGAAGCTTGCTAGAATCTATGATGTTAAGGACCCCAACACCGTCTTTGTGTTTAAGTTCCGCACCCATTTCGGAGGTGGCAAATCCACTGGTTTTGGTTTGATTTATGACACTGTTGAGAATGCAAAGAAGTATGAGCCTAAGTACAGACTAATTAGGGTAAGATAACttggttttttgtttttctaatgtGGTTTTTGTTCATGAGTGTAATTGCTATGGAATGAGAAACAATTTCATGCAACTAGGATGTATGTTTTTGTAAATTGTAAGATTGGTAAGTTAGTGCTTACTAATATTAATCGTTATTGGATGCCTCTATGTATAATAATATAGTACTCCAATTCTTGTCAGCActgctttttatttttagattggaGTTGCATGGGGTGAAAATATGTTGATCTTTATTGTTGATCCATAATGTGACATGAAATTGTATACTGTTATGATTAATGAGCATTAACAATAGAGATGTTCCAAGAAGATTAATTTGAATGCTTGTGCATATTAGAATTCATTAGTTTTCAGATGAAATCATTAGCTCTTTTTAGTTGCTGTTTGGCTTCTAACAATTGCTTCCTCTTAAACAATACAATAATTTGTTTTGCTGGATTAATTACACCTTTACTATGCTAGAATTTCTTGAGATATTTTGTACAAGACCCTACACTGTAGCTGAATCTGACCATTCTCATGTCTTGTCATGCATCCATTAGTTCTTTTTGGTCTTGGGGAATTAGAACTTTCTTCTTTAATATCTGTGCCATGTTGCTGTGTTTTGCATAATCCTTCACTAAAATCCTGTCATTTGCAGAATGGACTTGATACTAAGGTTGAAAAGTCAAGGAAGCAAATGAAGGAGAGAAAGAACAGGGCAAAGAAGATCCGTGGAGTAAAGAAGGTAAATAGTTGCCAAAAGCAAattgtttttttatttgattgttCATCTCGTATTGCTCTTGCTTAGTAAAAATAGTAacctatttttaatattttcagacCAAGGCTTCTGATGCTGCCAAGGCTGGAAAGAAATGAGTTTTCAAACATCTTGGTTTTGATTTTAAGGTTGTGTTGGAATTTTGTAatggatattttattttttagattcctAGAATGAGATGTTTCAGTATATGACGACGTGATCTTTTTGCCTTTCAAATTATTAATCTTTAGTTACAACTTAAGATTGAGGAGAAATCAGTTGATCACTTACGAATGTTTCAAATGTTTGCTAGACTGTGATTATGAATTCCTATGGTGCTTGAAAATTTGACAGATcaatcatttattttataggatttttatATGCAGTAAAGAAATCATTTATGATCATCATAAAATGGTGATgctttaaaaagataaaaaaaaaacttgtgtcTTTATTTTGGATAAATACGTGAAACATCTATTTTTGTTAAGAATTTCAAATTGAAGTTAGCTTTTGCGTTTGCAAGTATGGTTCGTATCGTACGTGTACGTGAGCAAGTTTTAAAACCTGGATTATTtgtcaataataatatttttatggaaagaattttaattaatacttaTTTGCATTATGCAATGCGTAATATCAATGGCATCATACCCTTGTATCTACACATGCAATGTTgttttccatttttcattttATGGTCTAGCATTCCttgattttttttccttctccaATAAAATCACTTTAAGTAAGCAGTAAGCACGTTTGTCATTGTATTTAGCCTAAATTTAACCTAGGAACCCATGGATCGACTTGAATTGTAACCGATGGTGGAGACTTAGCGTTAATGGTTAAAAAGGATCAAGATTCTCGTTACCTGTTACTTTGTTTTGGGTCATACTCCCATCCATTCACAAACTTGCTGCAAGACTCTCCAATGACGACCCAGCTATTGCTGAGGATCGAACTTGGGCTTGATTTCGGAAAAGTTTTTGGAAGAGTTTGtgtttttcaaaaccaattcttgcccatggtaaaaaaaaaaaaaaaaaagagcatatAAGTTCTTCCTTCTATGTttgataaataaaacaaaatttgtgTTTGTATTTATAATTGCAGTTTTTAAAAGATACTAGTGTTTTTGAAAGTGTTAAAGTTTGTTGCGATAAGAATGAAATGGATAATTATGGGCGACTCATTTTTTCCATACTGAAATGCTATGTTACCAAAGTTTTTACATTTAATGATAGTAAAAAAAGGAGCTTCCTTGCATGTATAAATAGAGGTTAAACCAGTGAATAACACACAGTTACACCAATAATACAAATaaatattctctctctctttcttatatACACTACAATATAAAGCACTTCTTTACTTTCTCTTTCCGtatactaataatataatattaatatattatctttatagtAGTATAATAGTATTGGTAAATTCTAATAGtagtgtttttttatttatactttgtTTTATTAcctcttatttattttacaacacgttatcggcacgagactctgattaaatttttaggaagactccaagtaacaaattttcattatgttgaaactctctcatcttaaatttaatgctcttgatatatctagaaacaactatttatcatggatactagatgctaaaatccatcttgattcaatggatcttggagatacatCATTagggctgaaaataatacatcgcaaaaggataaagccaaagccataatttttcttcgtcgtcatcttgacgtatggttgaaaaatgaatatcccacacTAAAAAATTTTGCAAatatgtggaaagaccttgaagaaaggtacaatcatcaacagacggtgatacttcctcaagcccaatatgttagagaaaactttctcgatcttccatgcctcgaatgtgctcctacagCAGCAGCATCGAGAAACaggatttaaaaatatatatattctgagctaattttttgccttcttgttgctaaacgcaacaatgagttgctcttaagaaatcatgaagtgCGCCCAGCTGACGCCGCCCCATTTTCTGAAGTAAATACGGCAAATTATTACCccaaaagaggtaaatggcaagattttggtaataagaaaaattatgaaaagaagaagaattatattcacaagaaaggatctcactagaagtgggataaagaaagaaacaattggCAAAGTAagtcaattgaggataaatgcttccgttgtggtggaaagggccattggtcacgtacttgtcgtaccccaaggcacctagttgatctttatcaagcatccttaaaaaatgaggacaaaggaaaggaaagaaattttgtttcaaattataaaaattccaccactcattatgatgtgtctaatttctttgaggatcctgaaaaaaatattggctatttgatcaatgatggaatagtttaatatgtgtgtttgttaagtattcatgtgaataatttcactgtgcatgtacttttactcatttttattattattattatttgtctttgaagaaaaatggcaaagacatattgtgaaaatattttccttacggatagtgcaagttcgcacactatttttaaaagtaatatatattttacccatcttgtgccaaaagaagaatatgttaatattattattggcttgagcaatgtgatagaaggctccgaaatagctataattttgtttcctggaggaacacaattataataaataatgcactattatctaccaagtctctgaggaacttgttgcgtttcaaagatattcgtcaaaatggatatcatattgaaacaatgaatgagaaaaatcatgagtatttatgtatcacaactcatgatttaaataaaaaggttatattacaaaagttaccctcactttcatttgggttgtattataccaagattagtgcaattgaatcacatgccattgtaaaccagaagtttactagcccaaatgaattcataacttggcacgaccgattaggtcatccgggaacaacaatgatgcggagaattattgaaaactcccatgaacATTCACTAAAAaactagaagattcttaaaactagtgaatcttgttgtgctgcatgttctcagggaaagttaattttaaggccatcaccagtaaagattggttTGAGTCCCCTAATTTCCTAGAAAAGATTCAAGgctatgtggacctattcatccaccatgtggatcttttaaatattttatggtCTTGATAGACGCGTCTTCgaaatggtcacatgtgtgcttattgtcttctcgcaacctggcgtttgcggaatcacttattaaacgcctccaattaattgctagacccttacttatgagaacaaatctcccaacctcggtttgggggcatgctattttacatgtcgcagcacttattcgtttgaggctaacgagttaccatcagttctctcctatgcaattagcttttggccagcagccaaaatgttttccatttaagaatatttaggtgtgcgatatatgttcccattgtacCATTTTCTcgtaccaaaatgggaccccaaagaaaattgaggatatatgttggatatgattctccctctatagtgaggtatatcgagatacaaactggaaatgtatttaaagcccggtttgcgcgaatcaaaatttccaatattagagggagagaataagcttcttgaaaaggaacttaattggaaagCATCAtctttgatgcatttagatcctcgatcaaggcaatgtgaactagaagttcaaaagattatacatttgcaaagaatataTATTTCAAAGATTATACATTTCAAATATATCATCTTTTGGGTTATAAGTTGATATTTAGTTGCAATGGTTTATCTAATTTTTGGGTTGTATGTTGATATTTAGTATGGTTGGTTATTGCCTTTTATTGGACaatttgagtattttggtgtcTGGTATTAAGATTGATTAGCCAGTATACAGCATTTTGGTTGGAACAATTAGTGCTAATGCTTAATGTTATGCAGACCAATTGTTTCGATTTTAATCTTGTGCTTTTACCAATTTTGATTTCTTAGgtctatttaaaatttgttaacatATCTCCGTTACCTTTTTAGTCAATTTCACTTCACTCCATTCATGCTTTTGTTAATGATGTAATCAAATTTAAGACGCAGATTCAATTCCTTAACAAGTAAGTAAATAACCACAACAATGTCAACATAACTTCTACGCAACAATAATACATAACATTCATTAATAAACCCTATCCTACATGCATCCCTTGTTCTATCTAACCAAACAAATTAAACTCATACTCAAACTCAGTACAAGTCCACCCAAAATGAAACACAGAAGCAATTCAACTCTCTTCATCTGCTCTATCAACATCTTTCGATCTCTGTGTGTCGTCTCAGTCTCAACACTGGTAAACCTCACTTTCAAGACTGCACATGCATTGCATACTACTGTGCCATTCTTAGAGCATTCTTCCACCCCAACAGATTCCTCGTTAGTTTCGTCCATCCACTTAAAATAACGGCACCCAGTGTTCTTCGTCTGCCCAACACTGCACAAAAATAGTTTATCAAGCTCAATTGTCAACGGGGGGGACAAATGAAGCAGAAAAATCATACATACCTTCCACAGAGGACACCTGAAAAACCATCTTCCTGAGTTTCTCCTCGTCTTCGACTTCAAGGCCACCACCTGAAAACGGTAGAAGCATGTCCCATCATATGACTTGCTCACATGTTCTTCGAGCCCTTCAGAGCTATAATTTTTCATAGACTGTGTCCTTCGATTACAACTGGACATGACTCTGCTTCCGCCATGCATGGCAATGGTTAGGGTTTTGCTTTCTGCTGAAATTGGGAAAAACGTTCTCACTCAATTCTATATAAGGGAGAAAAGGGATTGAGATCCTAATACGGATGCCACGTTGAAATTCCGTTTGTCACATCACCAAGCTCTGTTTAACAGAGAAGGGTTCTCCTCACGGTTTGGCAGATTTGTAgcgtttttaaatttttcaagggTATGATTGTCGTTAACAAATATTAGGGTTATTTATGTTAGCATTTTACAAATTCGGGGGCATAATTGGTAATTTAGTCATATTTTAATTACGAAAAATCGAAACCATACTCCCTAATGCTCGGAACACCACAAATTATCACCATTCTACAAATATCCAAACTCTAAGCCTCTTTTAAACaaaaattcagcaacaatttttCGACTTCAACCTTTTAACACCGCCAATTAACCACCAATTCCATTAATTTGCCTCCATAGcatataatttaatctaatatcACATATACATCACTAAATCAACACCCCATTTTCTATATAAATAATTTCACAAAGGATAGAGATTTCTCACCTTACCAACATAAGTTATGGACAAAACCCAGCAAATCCACAAAGCTAATTTGCTCATAAATACTAAAATTCAacaaatttagaaattataatttttttaattataaagactttaatgtttgtgaatttaaaaattataaattttttttatctttagaaattataaatttattaaaatgattataaaattatatatattgtttaatttttttgttaaaatattgtttaatatttaatagtttattaaaaaaaatattttggggGGCCAAACCTAATAGGATGGGAGAGGAATTCAAGACCGCCGTATTAAATAGGACATGATGGGCCAATCCGCCAAATGATGGACTTTTGGTGAGACAGGATCAGATGGGTTGTGCTTTTCCGTTTGCAGTATGTATATAGGGAATATATAATATGGAAATAAGATTTTTATATGAGAATATATTTATAGTCAATGGATGAATTTAAATGATTAAGATTAAATGTACCTAATAAATAGTATATAATACATTTATGATAGTAATTCAATTCATGTATAAATGCATTTATAACCATTATATTTATagccattattttttatttttattaaaatataaataatacataaattaaaataatattaaatttctttatccaaataaaattaaaaatatttttttaaacttgTATCAAGCATTTAATTAACTTTGGCTAGTAAAATTATACTCACACGATGGaaaacaatatattttttttttgctaataaccaaaattttaaaaatcagatAAGTTATTAAccctttttaattattagtttactaatttattaatataattaatttaattgtggtataaccaaaaaaatttttataataaaataataaataaattataaataaatacttaaaatataattatagtttaaaataaattttaaaatatcttttatatttaaAGTGTTATATTATATcaactaaaatttaatataaccTTTAATCTCATCAATTATTAACAATTTATTATTCATTAGTTATTATATAACTATTGAActtattaagataataaaaaatcattaaattaaCCAAACTAATAACAAATATTCGATCATctaattaattgaattaattcAATTCATTTATTTCTTTGTTGAATTAAAAACAATGAGTACAAAAAGCACAACAACAATGTAGTTTATATACACATATAACGTTAACATATGAATGAAATGAGAAGAAAAAATTGATATAAACTTGATCTATAGAAATTAAAGTAGAAACATTAGAACAGGTGGTGAATTGTGTAGTGCCATTTCAGATGTCAAGAAGCCGAAAAGAGTCCGCCACCACTTTGAGCCGATCTCGATATCTTTTCCATCGCCTCTCATTGGCTCCCACAATTAACGGCCAGTACCTTCCTGCACAAATCAATGCACCTTATTAGTTAGCATTAGCACTAGACATGATTGATTGagtttattgttgattttatggAACACTGAGATTTTGCTTGTATGGCAGATTAGTTACCAttttgttacggcctggcccggCGTTCGCACGGGTCGACCCGGCTCAAGGCCTACCCGACCCGGTTGCACGCCCtccaaccgacccggacacgcgtcctgtaCGGCTCACACGCGGCTGTGGGACAGCGTCCTTTGGGATATGGGCCTGACTCCATGGGGGGCCCAtgactgacatgtatataaaggGAAAGCTGGCTCTTTCCCCGAGGTACGTCATATCCTTTCAACTCTTTATTCTGCCCGCCTGCAcattactgacttgagcgtcggagtgtctttgcaggtggcaccccctcaTCATCTCTCCAAGACAAGTACTCGGTTACTCGACTACCCGCAAGCAGTGCGACCCAAGCTAAGGCGTCCTCACCCCTACATCTGTCCACCCGATCTGTTCGGAACCCGACaaacgaacattggcgccgtctgtggggactccCTACCTAAATGGAAGCCGTGCTGGGCCCCGGGGACCAACCTCGAGCAATTGGAGCGGAGGGGGCAGCCTCCGTTGCCTCACTAAGGGGGCGGCGGAGGTCCCCACAACAGCACGCGAGAACACGACCTTTCGGGGGAACTGGTGGCGATAGCGCCATAATAATGCAGGAGCTACGCCACAGAGTCCAGAACTTAGAGCGACAGCTAGCCGACCGGGAGTGGGATGGACGGTCTACCGATCCCAGCTTTACCCCATCTCCCGGGAGCGAGGAGGAAGACTCTCACCGAAGCCGCCGGCGGCGTACACCCGCTTCCCAGACGGAAGCGGAGAGCACGCGGGAGGAGTCACCCATAATAAGAAGGCGAAACGACAGGATCATCTACTCCCGAGGCGGACCAACCCGCCGAGCAGCGAGAGGTCACGAGGACGGGAAAGGGAGATCCGAGAGAACACGGCAACCCGTCATAATGGGTGACACCCCGTTCCACCGATCTATCCTCGAGGTCCGGTtgccgaaacacttcgacaaaccaacggacatgaggtatgacgGAACTCAAGACCCTCTAGAACACcttacggccttcgaggccaggatgaatctAGAGGGAGTAGGGGACGAAGTAAGATGCCgcgccttcccggtaaccctagCAGGACCAGCGATCAGATGGTTTAACGGCCTCCCTCAAGGTTCCATCTACAATTTCTCAGACATCAGCCGTGCATTCCTGGCCCAATTTACAACGCGAATAGCAAAGGCCAAGCATCCTATCAACCTTCTAGGGGTAACCCAGAGACAGAGAGAGCCGACCAGGAGGTACTTAGATCagttcaacgacgaatgcttggaaatcgacggcttaaccgactcggtggccagTCTCTGCCTGACAAACGGCCTCCTCAACGAGAACTTCCGAAAACACCTTACCACGAAGCCGGTTTGGACAATGCATGAAATCCAGACGGTGGCCAAGGAGTACATAaacgacgaggaagtcagccgagtcgtggctgccaataaacggcagtCCGGTTACGGCCAGGCTCGGCAGTCCGGTGGCGACGGTGAGAGAGCAAAAGAGAAGGCCAGGGAGGAGGCATCAAACAAAGCACCTAGGCTGTTCCCTCGAGTCGGGAAGTTTACTAACTACACTCCACTCACTCTCCCCATCGTGGAAGTCTACCAGCAAATAGCAGAGAAGGGAATTCTTCCGAAGCCCCGACCACTTAAGGACAGAATGGGAGGAAACAACAACCTTTATTGTGATTACCACAAGGGTTATGGCCATCAAATGCAGGACTGTTTTGACCTGAAGGATGCGCTGGAACAAGCGGTaagggaaggaaagctagcagcgtTCTCCCATCTCATCAGGGAGCCTAGGAGACGTTATCGCGATCAAGACGAGGAAGGCAAAGCCCGCTCGGCCAAGCGGCGACAAGAACCCGAAGACAGAGACCACGGCCTCACTGTGATAAACGTGGTAACAGCAAAAAACGCCGCGCCAAAATCCCGATCGGCACACAAGAAAGACGCTAAGGTCCTGACGATCTCATCCCCGCCGGTGCAAGGCTCCAAGAAACCTCCGTCCATTTCTTTCGGCCCGGAAGATCAATGGTTCAGCGACGCCCCGGAAAATCCCCCCATGGTCATAacggccagagtgggaaccggTCTCGTCAAACGGATCCTCGTCGACACAGGAGCTGATTCAAATatcatgttccg contains:
- the LOC112745024 gene encoding small ribosomal subunit protein eS24z, translating into MADKAVTIRTRKFMTNRLLSRKQFVIDVLHPGRANVSKAELKEKLARIYDVKDPNTVFVFKFRTHFGGGKSTGFGLIYDTVENAKKYEPKYRLIRNGLDTKVEKSRKQMKERKNRAKKIRGVKKTKASDAAKAGKK